The following proteins come from a genomic window of Flavobacteriaceae bacterium MAR_2010_188:
- a CDS encoding Glycosyl transferases group 1, protein MRSILFIGFVWPEPKSSAAGLRMMQLIHFFLDRDYEITFASTASKTELSENLESLGISEVSIKLNDAEFDDFISQLNPEIVLFDRFMTEEQFGWRVKEKCPNSVLILDTEDLHFLRKARELQHKNNVEDVDLSNEFAKREIASIYRCDLSLIISEYELQLLKVDFKIDASLLLYLPYLLEEITEKERSTLPGFNSRKDFVVIGNFRHLPNFDAVNYLKSEIWPRIKKELPEVEVHIYGSYCNKAILSLTDKKLGFIIKGFAESVDSVMKDARLSLAAVRFGAGLKGKVMDSFKNGTPCVMTTIAAEGIFENFEGFSFIQDEPEKFAAEAIDLYNNPEKWKNQHSNGFEIIKEKFNKDAYSDSFAKTIENLLKNLPTHRKKNFIGSMLQHHTLQSTKYLSKWIEEKNK, encoded by the coding sequence TTGCGTAGTATTCTTTTTATTGGCTTTGTCTGGCCCGAACCTAAAAGTTCGGCGGCCGGATTAAGGATGATGCAGTTAATCCACTTTTTTCTTGATAGGGATTACGAAATTACATTTGCCAGCACAGCATCAAAGACAGAACTTAGCGAAAATCTTGAAAGCTTAGGTATAAGTGAAGTTTCCATAAAATTAAATGATGCTGAGTTCGACGATTTTATTTCTCAATTAAATCCGGAGATTGTATTATTCGATAGGTTTATGACCGAAGAACAGTTCGGTTGGAGGGTCAAGGAAAAATGTCCAAATTCAGTATTGATATTAGACACTGAAGATTTGCATTTTTTAAGAAAAGCTAGAGAACTTCAACATAAAAATAATGTAGAAGATGTGGACTTATCTAATGAATTTGCCAAAAGAGAAATCGCCAGTATCTATAGATGCGATCTAAGCCTTATTATTTCAGAATACGAATTGCAATTGCTTAAAGTTGATTTTAAAATCGACGCTTCATTGTTGCTTTACTTACCATATTTATTAGAAGAAATAACAGAAAAAGAGAGGTCTACATTGCCTGGATTTAATTCACGAAAAGATTTTGTTGTAATTGGTAATTTTAGGCATTTGCCAAATTTTGATGCTGTTAATTATCTTAAATCAGAGATTTGGCCACGGATTAAAAAAGAATTACCTGAAGTTGAAGTACACATCTATGGTTCATATTGCAACAAGGCAATTTTAAGTCTAACCGATAAAAAGTTGGGATTTATCATCAAAGGTTTCGCTGAATCTGTTGATTCGGTCATGAAAGATGCACGATTGTCGTTGGCTGCAGTAAGGTTTGGTGCCGGGCTAAAAGGTAAAGTCATGGATTCATTTAAAAATGGAACTCCTTGTGTTATGACTACAATTGCGGCGGAAGGAATTTTTGAAAACTTTGAAGGGTTTAGTTTTATTCAGGACGAACCAGAGAAATTTGCCGCGGAAGCAATCGATTTATATAATAATCCTGAGAAGTGGAAAAATCAGCATTCAAACGGATTTGAAATCATAAAAGAGAAATTTAACAAGGATGCATATTCCGATTCTTTTGCTAAAACCATCGAGAATCTCTTGAAAAATTTACCAACTCATCGAAAGAAAAATTTTATCGGAAGCATGCTACAGCACCACACATTGCAGAGCACAAAATACTTGAGCAAGTGGATTGAAGAAAAGAATAAATAG
- a CDS encoding C-terminal processing protease CtpA/Prc, contains a PDZ domain, which produces MLMKYFTPRFYRLFAAFILIIGLATSCFDDRDDNLVPGSTSVTLEIKDFVWKAMNAVYLYKNEISDLADDRFSTDEEYNAYLNSFDTPEELFESLIYQRETVDRFSLIVDDYVALEQQLSGVYKTNGLEYFLYLEPGSNDNVFVIVRLVLHDSPAEEAGIERGDIITGINGIELNRDNYIDLLFGSDSFTLNFGNYDDNGTDILEDDTVTSNSESITLAARTLNENPVYQTNIFEVDGKKVGYLVYNGFTNEYDNQLNDAFGFFKSNNVEELILDIRYNGGGSVQSASYLGSMITGQFNGDVFSKLVYNDNLQSLNSEYKFSSSFGGNSINSLGLDRVYVIATGNSASASELLINSLGAYINVIHVGSNTVGKTQASITVYDSPDLGRQGANPAHTYALQPLVATSVNLNNQPVPGTGLTPDILVNETPRDFDLLGDPEERLLAAALADIAGNGRFGLRVGDDFIQLESGKKEFPNTGLIIDNPGNLKKSERFKISQ; this is translated from the coding sequence ATGCTCATGAAATATTTTACGCCACGTTTTTACAGGTTATTCGCTGCCTTCATTTTAATTATTGGTCTTGCAACAAGTTGTTTTGATGATCGAGACGATAATTTGGTACCAGGTTCTACCTCGGTAACCTTAGAAATAAAGGATTTTGTTTGGAAGGCGATGAATGCGGTCTACTTATATAAAAATGAAATATCTGATTTGGCAGACGACCGTTTTTCTACGGATGAAGAATATAATGCCTATCTAAATTCTTTTGATACTCCAGAAGAATTGTTTGAAAGTCTTATTTACCAGAGAGAAACTGTAGATAGGTTTAGCCTGATTGTAGATGATTACGTGGCTTTAGAACAACAATTAAGTGGTGTTTACAAAACCAATGGTTTAGAGTATTTTTTATATCTAGAACCTGGTAGCAATGATAATGTTTTTGTAATTGTTAGGTTAGTACTTCATGACAGCCCAGCTGAAGAAGCAGGAATAGAAAGAGGCGATATTATCACCGGTATCAATGGGATAGAACTAAATCGCGATAACTATATTGACTTATTGTTTGGATCGGATAGCTTCACCTTAAATTTTGGAAATTATGATGATAATGGTACTGATATTCTAGAAGACGATACCGTGACTTCTAATTCTGAAAGTATCACTTTAGCTGCAAGAACCTTAAATGAAAATCCGGTTTACCAAACAAATATTTTTGAGGTCGACGGAAAAAAAGTAGGCTATTTGGTTTATAACGGTTTCACCAATGAATATGACAATCAGTTAAATGATGCTTTTGGCTTTTTTAAATCGAATAATGTTGAAGAATTAATCTTAGACATTCGATATAACGGTGGTGGCTCTGTCCAGTCCGCTAGCTATTTAGGAAGTATGATTACCGGACAATTTAACGGTGATGTCTTTTCGAAATTAGTATATAATGACAACCTTCAAAGTTTAAACAGCGAATATAAATTTTCGAGCTCTTTTGGCGGCAACAGTATTAATAGTTTAGGCTTGGATAGAGTTTATGTTATAGCCACCGGCAATTCTGCTTCTGCAAGCGAGCTATTAATTAATAGTTTAGGCGCTTATATTAATGTTATACATGTCGGTAGCAATACAGTTGGTAAAACTCAGGCATCAATAACTGTATACGATTCTCCGGACCTTGGGCGTCAGGGTGCAAATCCGGCCCACACTTATGCCTTACAACCCTTAGTTGCAACGTCAGTAAACCTAAACAATCAACCCGTCCCAGGCACAGGATTAACTCCAGATATTTTAGTAAATGAAACACCACGTGATTTTGATTTACTAGGTGATCCTGAAGAAAGATTGCTTGCTGCAGCACTTGCAGATATAGCCGGCAACGGTAGATTTGGATTAAGAGTTGGTGATGATTTTATACAGTTGGAATCAGGTAAGAAAGAATTTCCAAATACTGGACTTATTATAGATAATCCAGGTAATCTCAAAAAATCCGAGAGATTCAAAATTTCTCAATAA
- a CDS encoding vitamin B12 transporter yields MGILSLFSIASYGQVSMDTTQINKLDEVVISDTKFVIKRENSGKVIAVISSEKLQAYQGNSLPNILNSVAGIEINGSKGTDGQNLSYFVRGGRNRQVLVMIDGVQLTDPSQIANDFDLRLIQTEQIEKIEILKGASSSLYGSGAATAVINIILKKPESTPFNLDYSSIIGTNNTQEDNDFDLNYFQNSLLLSGNLPKLDYKLGISNRYSDGISAIKNGVEDDAFDYVSVNFRLGYTFNPNSKFSAYFINDRFKSGFDDAFNYLDADYISRSRQNRFGLNYNLSYKDGSITINSAINENNREISSANSAKFDGKSFVVDAFNRYVFDKTFYTVLGLNFIKNGMQSYSIPFDQNNFVESIDPELAKTTIVDPYANLYYKTDFGFNLNTGLRLNNHSEYESHFVYNVNPSYNITFNKTSLKFLASYSTAFITPSLYQLYEPTYGNQELEPEENRTIEFGSELTLNSNFRFNAVFFNRKETNFIDFIDLGEFVYQYKNVENDFAASGVEVSLNSRILENLNFDANFTYTKVGEDLNLRIPKIKVNSALTYNLNSTTFRLDYQYNDKREDLYFNPDTFEAMSQMLASYSLFNFYVNKMIIKNRMNVFANVYNIFNEDYSELFGYSTKGRNFNFGINITL; encoded by the coding sequence TTGGGCATTCTTAGCCTATTCAGTATTGCATCCTATGGTCAAGTATCGATGGATACTACCCAGATTAACAAATTAGACGAAGTTGTAATTTCCGATACCAAATTCGTTATAAAACGCGAAAACTCGGGCAAGGTCATTGCAGTGATTTCCAGCGAAAAACTACAAGCGTACCAAGGGAATTCACTACCCAATATTTTAAATTCCGTTGCGGGAATCGAAATTAATGGAAGCAAAGGAACCGATGGTCAAAACCTCAGCTATTTTGTAAGAGGAGGAAGAAATCGTCAGGTCTTGGTGATGATCGATGGAGTGCAGCTTACCGATCCATCTCAAATAGCAAATGATTTTGATCTAAGATTGATCCAAACGGAACAAATCGAAAAGATTGAAATATTGAAAGGCGCTTCGAGCAGCTTATATGGAAGTGGAGCGGCAACCGCGGTCATCAATATAATCCTGAAAAAACCAGAATCCACACCTTTCAATTTAGATTATAGTAGCATTATAGGGACCAATAATACTCAGGAGGATAATGATTTCGACCTCAATTATTTTCAGAATTCTTTATTACTTTCAGGAAATCTTCCCAAGTTAGATTACAAGTTAGGAATATCAAATCGCTATTCGGATGGAATCTCAGCTATCAAAAATGGAGTTGAAGACGATGCATTCGATTATGTCAGCGTAAATTTCAGGCTTGGATATACATTTAATCCTAATTCTAAATTTTCGGCATATTTTATAAACGACCGCTTTAAATCAGGATTCGATGATGCTTTCAATTACCTCGATGCCGATTATATATCAAGATCAAGACAAAACAGGTTTGGTCTTAATTATAATCTGTCTTATAAGGACGGCTCGATTACCATCAATTCGGCAATCAATGAAAACAACAGAGAGATCAGTTCGGCAAATTCTGCGAAGTTCGATGGCAAAAGTTTCGTGGTGGATGCATTTAATCGTTATGTTTTCGATAAAACCTTTTATACGGTGCTTGGCTTAAATTTCATTAAAAACGGTATGCAGAGCTATTCAATTCCTTTTGACCAAAATAATTTTGTAGAAAGTATAGATCCTGAATTAGCTAAAACAACGATCGTTGATCCTTATGCCAATTTATATTATAAAACGGATTTTGGTTTTAATCTCAATACAGGCCTAAGGCTTAATAACCATTCAGAATATGAATCGCATTTTGTTTATAATGTAAATCCTTCATACAACATTACTTTCAATAAAACATCCTTAAAATTTTTAGCCTCGTATAGTACGGCTTTCATAACACCTTCTTTATACCAATTATATGAACCAACCTACGGCAACCAGGAACTAGAACCAGAAGAAAACAGAACGATCGAGTTTGGAAGTGAATTAACTCTAAATTCAAATTTTAGGTTTAACGCTGTATTTTTTAATAGGAAGGAAACAAACTTCATCGACTTTATCGATTTGGGTGAATTTGTTTACCAATATAAAAATGTGGAAAATGATTTCGCTGCTTCCGGAGTTGAAGTTTCATTGAACAGTCGGATTTTAGAAAATTTAAACTTCGATGCGAATTTTACCTATACCAAAGTTGGAGAAGATCTGAACCTTAGAATTCCTAAAATAAAAGTGAATTCGGCCCTCACCTATAATTTAAATTCTACCACTTTCCGATTGGATTATCAGTACAATGACAAGCGTGAAGATCTATATTTTAATCCAGATACCTTCGAAGCTATGTCGCAAATGCTTGCTTCCTACAGTCTTTTTAATTTTTATGTCAATAAAATGATAATTAAAAACAGAATGAACGTCTTTGCAAATGTTTACAACATTTTTAACGAAGACTATAGTGAGCTTTTCGGATATTCAACCAAAGGAAGAAATTTTAATTTTGGGATTAATATCACCCTATAA
- a CDS encoding NAD-dependent deacetylase → MKHLVVLTGAGMSAESGLKTFRDADGFWEGHDVTEVATPEGFARNPELVLDFYNQRRRQLKSATPNAAHIQLAQLEKNYKVDIITQNVDDLHERAGSTNVLHLHGELLKVRSTKFEDDVKHWEEDIVVGDFCKNGHQLRPHIVWFGEAVLMLDAAIEICQQADMLLIIGTSLQVYPAASLMHYKPEDVHTYYIDPRPTISSSKDLTVITANATVGMKEFQKIINGK, encoded by the coding sequence TTGAAACATTTAGTAGTTCTAACGGGAGCAGGAATGAGTGCCGAAAGCGGATTGAAAACTTTTAGGGATGCCGACGGTTTTTGGGAAGGTCATGATGTGACCGAAGTTGCAACTCCAGAAGGTTTCGCCAGAAACCCAGAACTGGTATTAGATTTCTACAACCAACGAAGACGGCAATTGAAATCGGCCACGCCAAATGCGGCCCATATTCAACTAGCGCAGCTTGAGAAAAACTATAAAGTTGATATCATTACCCAGAATGTAGATGATTTGCACGAAAGAGCAGGTAGCACAAATGTTCTCCATTTGCACGGTGAACTATTAAAGGTAAGAAGTACTAAGTTTGAAGATGACGTGAAACATTGGGAAGAAGATATAGTGGTAGGAGATTTTTGTAAAAATGGGCATCAGTTGCGCCCACATATCGTTTGGTTTGGAGAAGCAGTGCTGATGCTCGATGCAGCAATAGAAATTTGTCAGCAGGCAGATATGTTGTTGATTATTGGCACCTCGCTACAAGTGTATCCAGCGGCAAGTTTGATGCATTATAAGCCAGAGGACGTACATACTTATTATATAGATCCACGACCAACCATAAGCAGTTCAAAAGATTTAACCGTAATTACTGCAAACGCTACCGTTGGAATGAAGGAATTCCAAAAAATCATAAATGGCAAGTAA
- a CDS encoding Haem-binding domain-containing protein: MRTFTKVLLVILVIFIIAQFFQPEKNDGEMATLDPFLNYTNPPEVVMTILETSCFDCHSAHTEYPWYNNITPVNYWLANHVNDGKKHFDMSKWDEYSLKQKDHKMEELIEMVEDKEMPLDSYTWAHSEANLSEEQIKSVIDWGEKVRLKLEMESKPQ, translated from the coding sequence ATGCGTACGTTTACTAAAGTGCTCTTGGTTATTTTGGTGATTTTTATCATCGCACAATTTTTTCAACCTGAAAAAAATGATGGGGAGATGGCAACACTCGACCCATTTTTAAATTATACAAATCCGCCGGAAGTTGTTATGACAATTTTAGAAACCAGCTGTTTTGATTGCCATAGCGCTCATACCGAATATCCTTGGTACAATAATATCACTCCGGTTAATTATTGGTTGGCCAACCATGTAAACGATGGCAAGAAACATTTTGATATGTCTAAATGGGATGAATATTCTCTAAAACAGAAAGACCATAAAATGGAAGAATTGATAGAAATGGTGGAAGACAAAGAGATGCCGTTAGATTCTTATACTTGGGCCCATTCTGAAGCTAATCTTAGCGAAGAGCAGATTAAATCGGTAATTGACTGGGGCGAAAAAGTGAGACTAAAATTGGAAATGGAATCCAAACCACAATAA
- a CDS encoding tRNA (guanosine-2'-O-)-methyltransferase — protein sequence MVDNNLLEYLSNFISEERNQKFDRILKERTRHFTVAIEDVYQLHNTSAVIRSCDVFGIQEVNIIEERNTKKIDREIAMGAQKWVDINRFSSAKECITSMKNNGYRIVATSPHANDIELNDFKIDEKACFFLGSERDGISEEVKEAADCFLRIPMFGFTESLNISVSAAIILQQAMSLLRSSEIEYVLSEDEKSILKNRWIKRTLKSYDQIVSRYRPND from the coding sequence ATGGTCGATAACAATCTACTCGAATACCTTTCCAACTTTATTTCAGAAGAAAGAAATCAGAAATTTGATAGAATTTTAAAAGAACGCACAAGACATTTTACGGTGGCAATAGAGGATGTGTACCAACTGCATAATACTAGCGCGGTGATTAGAAGTTGTGACGTTTTTGGGATTCAAGAAGTCAACATCATCGAGGAAAGAAATACCAAGAAAATTGACCGTGAGATTGCGATGGGCGCTCAAAAATGGGTGGATATCAACCGTTTTTCTAGCGCAAAGGAATGTATCACTTCCATGAAGAATAATGGTTATAGAATCGTGGCAACCTCACCACATGCAAACGATATTGAGCTCAATGATTTTAAAATTGATGAGAAAGCATGCTTTTTTCTTGGATCTGAGAGAGACGGCATCTCTGAAGAGGTGAAGGAAGCAGCGGATTGCTTTTTAAGGATACCAATGTTTGGCTTTACCGAAAGTTTAAATATTTCCGTAAGTGCCGCAATAATTCTGCAGCAAGCGATGTCTTTACTTAGATCTTCTGAAATTGAATATGTTCTTTCTGAAGATGAAAAATCAATCCTAAAAAACCGTTGGATAAAACGCACTTTAAAAAGTTATGACCAAATCGTTAGTCGCTATAGGCCAAACGATTAG
- a CDS encoding adenylosuccinate lyase: protein MSLTSLNAISPVDGRYRNKVESLAAYFSEESLIKYRVRVEIEYFIALCELPLPQLSDFAKSNFEDLRKIYNDFTSEDAQEIKDIEKITNHDVKAVEYFIKKKFDDLNLGGSKEFIHFGLTSQDINNTAIPLSIKEAVNDVYVPELNKVIDRLKELSHDWAEIGMLARTHGQPASPTRLGKEIEVFVVRLQEQFNLMNDIPSAAKFGGATGNFNAHKVAYSSIDWREFGRSFVKDKLGLQQSFPTTQIEHYDHMAALFDGLKRINTILIDLDRDMWTYISMDYFKQKIKEGEVGSSAMPHKVNPIDFENSEGNLGLANAIFEHLSAKLPISRLQRDLTDSTVLRNVGVPFSHTLIAFKSTLKGLNKLLLNEHKIKADLENNWAVVAEAIQTILRREGYPNPYETLKNLTRKNEKITSHSIVAFIDTLDVSDKIKTELKNITPFNYTGI from the coding sequence ATGTCTCTAACATCACTAAATGCCATCTCTCCTGTAGACGGTCGATATCGAAATAAAGTTGAAAGTCTAGCCGCATATTTTTCGGAAGAATCGCTTATTAAATATCGCGTACGTGTAGAAATTGAATATTTTATCGCTCTTTGCGAACTTCCTCTTCCGCAACTTTCAGATTTTGCTAAGAGTAATTTTGAAGATTTAAGAAAGATATACAACGATTTCACTTCTGAAGATGCCCAAGAAATAAAGGATATAGAGAAAATTACGAATCATGATGTAAAGGCGGTCGAATATTTTATCAAAAAGAAATTCGATGATTTAAATCTGGGTGGTTCAAAAGAATTTATCCATTTTGGACTTACTTCTCAAGACATTAATAATACCGCCATTCCTCTGAGCATTAAGGAAGCGGTAAACGATGTTTACGTTCCTGAGTTAAATAAAGTTATTGATAGATTAAAAGAACTTTCTCATGATTGGGCAGAGATAGGAATGCTGGCAAGAACACACGGACAGCCTGCCTCTCCTACCCGATTAGGAAAAGAGATTGAAGTTTTTGTGGTAAGACTGCAAGAGCAATTCAACTTAATGAACGACATCCCTAGCGCAGCTAAATTTGGCGGTGCGACCGGAAATTTTAATGCCCATAAAGTGGCATACTCCTCAATAGATTGGCGAGAATTTGGACGTTCTTTTGTGAAAGACAAATTGGGCCTTCAACAATCTTTTCCGACCACCCAAATAGAACATTACGACCATATGGCCGCATTGTTCGATGGTCTAAAGCGAATCAATACTATTTTAATTGATTTAGATAGGGATATGTGGACCTATATTTCTATGGATTATTTTAAACAGAAAATCAAGGAGGGAGAAGTTGGAAGTTCAGCGATGCCGCACAAGGTTAATCCTATTGATTTTGAAAATAGTGAAGGAAATCTTGGTCTGGCAAATGCCATCTTCGAGCATCTATCCGCAAAACTCCCAATCTCCAGATTACAAAGAGATTTAACGGACAGCACAGTTCTCAGGAACGTTGGTGTTCCATTTTCACATACGCTCATCGCATTTAAGTCAACTTTAAAGGGACTTAATAAGTTGTTGTTAAATGAACATAAAATAAAGGCTGATCTAGAAAACAATTGGGCGGTGGTTGCAGAGGCAATACAAACCATTTTAAGACGAGAAGGGTATCCAAATCCTTATGAAACCTTAAAAAATCTTACGAGAAAGAATGAGAAAATTACCAGTCATTCAATCGTTGCATTTATTGATACTCTAGATGTATCTGATAAAATAAAAACTGAATTAAAAAACATCACTCCATTCAACTATACCGGCATTTAA
- a CDS encoding iron complex transport system substrate-binding protein has product MKILSFFVLFLVISCKSDAKKIEEIPTTVSVENKLDYASGFTFIDNGDIKILEIKNPWPKADKVFKYALINREKAAAITLDRGAYDGIILTPVKSIVVTSTTHLPAIELLGVGNSLVGFPGTDYISSKYFRNRIENNELRELGKNEDINTEVLLDLNPELVVAFGVDGTSKTFDLIKTANIPVIYNGDWVESSPLAKAEWIKFFGILFEKEAQADSIFKNIEAEYLKAKKIAANSGNSPSALSGALHQDVWYLPSGDSPEAQFFKDANIDYLWKDTSAKGSLGLSFEAVLEKAKSAQLWFNPSYYSSLEQLEKSNPHYKEFDAFQNKQVYSFVNKKGATGGVLYYEEAFARPDLVLKDIVKIAHPNLLPNYTPYFFQALD; this is encoded by the coding sequence TTGAAAATTCTATCCTTTTTTGTGCTTTTCTTAGTGATTTCTTGCAAAAGTGATGCTAAGAAAATCGAAGAAATTCCGACAACCGTTTCTGTTGAAAACAAACTCGACTACGCAAGTGGCTTCACCTTTATAGATAACGGCGACATTAAGATTCTTGAAATAAAAAATCCTTGGCCAAAAGCTGATAAAGTGTTTAAATATGCTCTAATAAATAGAGAAAAAGCCGCAGCCATCACCTTAGACCGAGGTGCCTACGACGGTATAATCCTAACTCCGGTAAAATCAATTGTAGTTACTTCTACTACCCATTTGCCAGCAATAGAACTTCTTGGAGTTGGCAATTCATTAGTTGGCTTTCCTGGTACTGATTATATATCATCCAAGTATTTTAGAAATAGAATTGAGAATAATGAGTTAAGGGAACTTGGGAAAAACGAAGATATTAATACTGAAGTTTTACTTGATTTAAATCCGGAGCTTGTGGTTGCATTTGGAGTTGATGGAACATCTAAAACTTTCGACCTAATTAAAACTGCCAACATCCCAGTGATTTATAACGGTGATTGGGTTGAATCGTCGCCTCTGGCGAAAGCTGAATGGATCAAGTTTTTTGGCATTTTATTCGAAAAGGAAGCACAGGCAGATTCAATCTTTAAGAATATTGAAGCCGAATATCTAAAAGCGAAAAAAATCGCTGCTAATTCTGGAAATTCGCCATCTGCCCTTAGCGGCGCTTTGCATCAAGACGTCTGGTATTTGCCGAGTGGCGACAGCCCAGAAGCTCAGTTTTTTAAAGATGCCAATATCGATTATCTATGGAAAGATACAAGCGCCAAAGGCAGTTTAGGCCTCAGTTTTGAAGCCGTTTTAGAAAAAGCCAAATCAGCGCAACTCTGGTTCAATCCTTCATATTACAGTTCTTTAGAACAATTGGAAAAATCTAATCCCCATTACAAGGAATTTGATGCTTTTCAAAATAAACAAGTCTACTCTTTTGTAAATAAAAAAGGAGCTACCGGTGGTGTACTATATTATGAAGAAGCATTTGCGAGACCAGATTTAGTGCTTAAGGATATAGTAAAAATTGCGCATCCTAATCTACTTCCAAATTACACTCCTTATTTCTTCCAGGCACTTGACTGA
- a CDS encoding RNA polymerase sigma-70 factor, ECF subfamily, whose amino-acid sequence MTQTEFVNKVMPFKDKVYRLAKRLLVSREEAEDATQEILLKLWKNKKKIKDYNNVEAFSMTMTKNFCYDRLKSKQAQNLKIVHNNYQDGNTSLQKQVETKDSLDWVSKIIEKLPEQQKVILQLRDIEQYEYEEIAKVLDMNETAIRVSLSRARKTIREKLTNTHRYGIK is encoded by the coding sequence ATGACACAAACTGAATTTGTAAATAAGGTAATGCCCTTTAAGGATAAGGTCTATCGCTTAGCAAAAAGATTGTTGGTGTCGCGTGAGGAAGCAGAGGATGCCACTCAAGAGATTTTGTTGAAATTGTGGAAGAACAAAAAAAAGATTAAGGATTATAATAATGTAGAGGCCTTTTCTATGACCATGACAAAGAATTTTTGTTATGATCGCTTAAAATCGAAACAGGCACAGAATTTGAAAATAGTCCACAATAATTATCAAGATGGTAATACCTCTTTACAAAAACAGGTAGAAACCAAAGATAGTTTGGACTGGGTCTCCAAAATAATTGAAAAACTGCCAGAACAGCAAAAAGTGATTTTACAATTAAGGGATATAGAACAGTACGAGTACGAAGAAATTGCAAAAGTGCTGGATATGAATGAAACCGCAATAAGGGTTTCGTTGTCTAGAGCTAGAAAAACAATAAGAGAAAAATTAACTAATACTCATAGATATGGGATTAAATAA
- a CDS encoding CarboxypepD_reg-like domain-containing protein (manually curated) encodes MKHLLTLTFLCFFTMACFGQEESFVSGVVISASTDEKLDRVNIVNLNKVIGTSTDEEGKFRIKVSVNDTLHLSYLGYKSLKVRVTNDWLKFGQTTIAMTELALALEEVVVNQLKLTGYLEVDVKQVPIKSNYRYSISGLKNKGYEAGDNSPGAVSKALGAIFNPADFLHNLFGKKPNELRKLKQMKKDDEIRNLLASRFDREMLMVLLAVDRYDLDEIVNQCNYSSDFIRTANDLQILDAINECYEEYKVLNRNRADRF; translated from the coding sequence ATGAAACACCTACTTACGCTAACTTTTCTTTGCTTTTTTACGATGGCCTGTTTTGGTCAAGAAGAGAGTTTTGTATCTGGTGTTGTAATCAGCGCATCTACAGATGAGAAGTTAGATCGGGTTAATATCGTAAACCTTAATAAGGTTATCGGTACCTCGACAGACGAAGAAGGCAAATTCAGAATTAAGGTTTCTGTAAATGACACTTTGCATCTTTCATATTTGGGATACAAATCCCTAAAAGTCAGAGTAACCAACGACTGGCTTAAATTTGGGCAGACCACAATCGCAATGACCGAACTGGCATTGGCATTAGAAGAAGTTGTGGTTAATCAGCTAAAATTGACCGGTTATTTGGAAGTGGACGTTAAACAGGTCCCCATAAAATCTAATTACAGATATAGTATTTCTGGATTAAAAAATAAAGGATATGAGGCAGGTGATAATTCTCCCGGAGCTGTAAGTAAAGCGCTGGGAGCAATATTTAATCCTGCCGATTTCTTACATAATCTATTTGGTAAAAAACCAAATGAGCTCCGTAAGCTTAAGCAGATGAAAAAGGATGATGAAATCCGGAATCTCTTGGCTTCACGGTTTGACAGAGAGATGTTGATGGTTTTACTCGCAGTTGACCGTTACGATTTAGATGAAATAGTTAACCAGTGTAATTATTCTTCTGACTTTATACGTACAGCTAATGATCTACAAATTCTAGATGCTATTAACGAATGTTATGAAGAATATAAAGTTCTAAACAGAAATCGGGCCGACCGCTTTTAA